GAGAAAATCAGTTACAAATAGAATTACTATTTGAACTCATATTCCCTACATTGTATCCCAtttgaaaattattttactattctaTCTTATTTCTGGCAATTCAAGATCCAAATGATATAAAAAAAGGAGTCATTTTATCGATAAGAATTCTCTTTAGATTTATATTATCACTTTACTATTTCGCTCTTACTGTTCATATTTAGAAAAGTGAATCAAATCAGTTGTTAATTAGTACCCTAAAATacaaatttaatatttttgaccTTCAATCTAATTTTTGGGTTAATCACCGTTGCTGTACCTTCAAAATTTCTTTGGATCGAGGATATTCTCTCCTGTGAGCATACAGCTGAAGTTAAAGGCAAACTTATATGGAATCTCGGTGAAGAATAGTTCATTTTGTCTAGTTTGAGGAGCCCCCAAAAAGGGCAAAGAGGCACCCCTAAGTTTaggtgtctaaatgaaaaatCGTGCCAATTTTAAGTGTCTCCGCATGTATTCAGCCCCAATTTTATTAGCTTCTTTGATACGATGTTAACTTTGGGTTCGAAATTGTGCCGATACATAATTTGACATTCGAACGCGCCAAGTTATGACTGGAAATTATTTTAAATACGTGCTCTttatttcaaatgataaaataggaaatttaagtaatattatttttaaatttagaaagttattattttcttggaacagaataaaaaaaatattttcaaataagaGGATTAACTTGTCGAGACGCGCGTTGACCTTGTTTTCATTTGACTTCCaacttttttttaacaaaaaatatttcctttataTCGGGCAGAGAGTAATTGGCAAACAATAACGAAACAAAATTTGGAATAGCAATTATTGAAACCAAAAGAAGAGTAATAAAGAAATATTGGCTTTATTTGTATTATCAATATTGGCGAATAAATTAGTAGTTACAAGATATGAATAACTTAATAAGACCCCAGGGGAAAATGAATGATATAAAAAGATTCAACAATAACCATGgtaattaaaataaactattatTTTTCCTGTCTTGTGATCTTAAAAAACACTTTGTGATTTTCCAAGGATGATATATGAAGTTATAAACCTAATGCTTTGACTTATTGGGAGAAGATTAATTAACTTGGCGTACTTTAGAAGAAACGTTCTCCGGAAGCTAAATATTTTGGCAAATTATATAAGACCATATGTCCCAACTCTAGACAGACAGAatcaaaatgccaaaaatgagaatTAAGATGATTAAACCAAGTCGTTTATCATCATTTTCTGAGAAGGAAGTGCTTTCTAATCAAGAGCTTTTGACAGAAATCCTCCTCCGTCTTCCAGTAAAATCGCTCGGCCGATGCAAATGCGTCTCCAAAAAATGGAGTTCTCTAATCACTAGTCCCGAATTCACCCGCCTAAGAGTCCCCTGTTTCAACCCTGCCCGCGCCCTTTTCTTGCACTGCTCTTCTTTATTGACTAACCCTTTTCATCAATTTGTATCACTTAGTCTGGAAAATCCTATTCAAGCACCATTCCAAAAGCTCAGTTTTATACATGACCCTTCTGGAATTAGAATTCTCCAATCTTGCAATGGACTATTGCTTTGCTGCAGCTTTCGTGCTCACGAACCTAACagaaactactatatatacaaccCAACTACCCAACAATTCATCACACTTCCTAAACCAGGAGGGAAAAGACAAATTTCTAAGGTTATTCTTGGGATGAAACTAGCGTTTGATCCGTGGAAATCGCCTCATTACAAAGTGGTTTGCACTCGAAGGTCTGAAAAGGCTCCTGAGCACTATCAAATTGAGATTTATTCATCTGAGACTATGAAATGGAGAGTCTCGGGTCCACCTTTTCCTGCTCGTTACGATATAGGATTTGAGTACACTGGAGTTTACTGGAACGGTGCTATTTATTGGGAATGTGGTGACAACTCGTTACGTTTCAATGTGGAACACGAAAAGCTTGAAAAGTTTCCAACGCCTTGCATTGGTAGAAGTTGGGATGATGAGGAGAGCAGAGTTGCTTATTATGGAGAGTCTTATGGATATTTGCATTTAGTCCAGGTTCATAGCCGCCAAAAGCTCTCTTTTTATAATATTTACGAGATGAAAAATGATGGCACGGAGTGGTTCTTGAAATATCAGGTGAATGTTGAAGATGTTGTCGCCGCGTTTCCTCATATGATTCGACATTACCTTGAGCCAACAGACTGGCATTATTTGGCGATGGCTGTGCTTTGTGTAGTCAGAGGGGAGAAAGAGGAGGATGACTTCATGGTATTGCACATTCCTAGAATGGTCATACGTTATAATTTGAGGGATTACACATTTTACAAGCTATGTGAATTTGGCAATAGTACAAATGATGACGATCAATTTGAGGAGGAAGATGAGGTCCCTGTAACACTTGTTTCCCTCGAATTTGGTTGGTTTAGTGCTTTCCAATATATTGAATCTTTATTTTGTCTGTGATTCTGTTTTGAACGCAAATTGTCTATCGGACGACATCGATGAGAATTTGGCAAATTACATTTGGGACCATGCAATGCACACGACATAAAGATgcctattttattttttggtaattaaaagtTTTTATTACCAAGTGAAAAGATACCTATATATGCAAAAGAAAATATTCTACTATTTGGGCTATGAACTGGTCTTAATTTCATTGTTTAGTTTTTATAAAGCTTTCTCTGGAACCTCCCTTTTCTATTTAATTTTCTTGCCTTAGTAGCTTTTGGTTGCCTTAGTAGCTTTTGGTTGCTGACTGTTAAGGGTAGAACTTCGCTTAATTGATCGGCAAGTAGGGGCGTATCTAGGGGTTCCTGCGACACGTGAACCTATAGTTCGCTCCCTAGATCATGTATATtaatgttatatttttaaaaaaataataaattatgtaTGTGTACCAAAGCACAAAATATTATATGATGCAATAATTACTGAGTGCACCTCTCTAGTTGAGGTAGAAAAGTCAAATCTTATGTTaatattgtattttttattttattaagtttcatatatataaaaaaattgtcATCATAGTTCAAAAGCATAATGACAATAGTAAGAACTTAAACATTCAGCCCGTCAAATTTATATTATGGATCACCTCTTCACGATAGTGCATCAATTCTCTTGAAATTTCAGATCCGCATGTGTCTGTAAACTCTATTTCTATTCAATCAAAGCTTACATTTGTTACAGATTCCTTCCAGTTCCAACTTTTAGCCAATATCGACTTCTTTTTCCATCACTAATATCAACTCATTGTAAGTTTGTATCTAACGTTCTgttatgttaatttttttttaaaatctttaccgtattaattattttttactcTCAATATTAGTTGTAccttttcataattttaaattcTTTTGTTAATTATTAGGTTTCTATCTATCCATAACATTATCTTCAAGAACTTCCAGATCACCCTTGTTTTTTTAGCAAACTATCCAGGTTGGCCTTTAAAAGCACAAATGCTATCACTATTAGTCAATTCAcagattattatcaatatttatttttattttttaaaaaagagaaTACTACCAATATTATCCTTAaatccctttttttttaattacaaaTTAAAGTGACCTTTCGAGTGAATGTTATTGGAATAGATTGCTTACAtcttaaggagtttgaatctcaattttgggaCGATTTGGTGGATATTTGAGGTGGTTCGCATTGAAATTTGAACCGAATTCGAAGTAAAAGATGAACATAAAAGAAGATGATATATGTATCTTCTTGTGTATCTCCGCTGAATTATTTGTGTATTCCATATATATCAAATGTGCATctcatgtatatccatgtatacctatGTATGAGATACATGTTAGATCATATGTTGCAGCAAAGTTTTTAAACTCGATTTTAAGTACGAATTTTGACTCCAAactagtccaaatcacctccaacctTACTCAAACTTTATATATTGTCTCATCTATGTGATTTCAACGATACCCATTGAATTTTTTTTGCCTAGGTTTTTTAACTGCTGTATATTATTAGTGATGTATTTTGACTCCAAACCAGTCTAAATCACCTCCAATCTCAATAGAATTTTGTATATTGCCTTACTTATGTGTTTCGacgaatttcaactatacccataaACAAATTTGTTTTGAATATTGTATATCATTGTTAAGTTTTTATGACGTTTCTTAATGGCTAATTGTTGGTAAGTATTGTCTATTTGTAGTTATTCCTGTAGTTtgtccttttttctttctttggagACACATCAATGGAGTGCTGGTGAACATCCTTCAATCAAGAAAGTTAGCCCATGCATGCCCAATAACACAGAAGCTTGCCCAACCCTTCTTCAAGCCACCTCAGATTTCTGAAAAACCCAATACTTTTAAAGACCATTGTTATCCTATCCTTGAAAATCACGGACTCCACTAAATTGCGGTCAACCACATTTCATGAAGCAATTTCGCGTTCGGACTTCAATCTTTAAGTGCACTGGCCCTTCTTCCCTATTTGGAAAAAAGAGCACGTTGCTTCACAGTCTCCCATTCCATCATTAGTTCACATTTTTCCATTTCCATGCAAAAAATTAAACAACTATCTACCACAGAGAgtgttagaaaaataataattgaaaaCGAAATTGAAGAAGGCTTGAGGCATGAGAACGACTTTCCTTAAAGAAGATATTGCCCGTATactatcacaacccaaaattttcACCTTCGAGACCGTGGtgagttggtatcagagcatacaattattatgatttatttaggaaacaagtaatgacaagtagcaattaattgtgaaaattagggagaaaataagcaatttaatatttaatatgctaaatgtcaagtagcaattaagacacataggTCAAATaggcatgtagcaattatagtaTGAATTCAAAACATAACATGAGACAAAGATTGTGAGAGAAATAATTACTTcatgatttttaaataatttatgatttttcagaTAAATaggcaaacaatcaatttgataacgtataggcactcgtcacctcacctatacatcattacacatgaaattcatgtaacaaataatttaagagttctattccctcaagtcaaggttaaccacaacacttacctcgcttcacaaccaaattcaagattacaataaacctttgcctcgcaaattcgtgtccgaaagcttcaaatctagtcacaaacaatttaatatactcaacacgaatcgtgggaattaatttcatatgaatttacaaattttccggattaaaatccgaaatttattttttaaaaaatgacagtggggcccacatctcaaatcccgaaaaaactcacgaaattcgaacacccattccgatacgagttcaatcatataaaatttatcaaatttcgatgtcaaatagaccttcaaatcataaattttgtttttggaaagttttacaaaaattccaattttctttcatctaaatccgaaataaatgatgaatatagacatggatttatgaaatatagtcactatatgataaagaacacttacccagttcgaaatcgtgaaaaactcttTTGGAATCGCccctaggccgagctctaatggaggGTTTGTGAAAAAAATGGGGAAAATTCCGTTTTTGGTCTGTTTTAATCAGTGGCGTcaggtcttcttcgcgttcgcgaaggacatgTCGTGTTCGCGATGTGCAGCAACCCAAGTGGCCTTCGCATTCATGAGTcctcccacgcgttcgcgaaggctgctccccctggccttcgcattcgcgagccaatactcgcgttcgcatagaagaaacaATGATTCCCCCTCCCCAGGTCACAAGCCTACGCGTTCACGACCCAGttatcgtgttcgcgatgaagaaaatttTCCTGTCCCAAAtacctcttcgcgttcgcgaaaaaggcatcgcgttcgcaaagcacatgacaccagaaaccagcagaagtcccaaaaaaccagatttttcaaagATCTAAGGTCCGTAagctatccaaaactcacccga
The nucleotide sequence above comes from Nicotiana tabacum cultivar K326 chromosome 12, ASM71507v2, whole genome shotgun sequence. Encoded proteins:
- the LOC107816832 gene encoding F-box protein At5g07610-like, with protein sequence MPKMRIKMIKPSRLSSFSEKEVLSNQELLTEILLRLPVKSLGRCKCVSKKWSSLITSPEFTRLRVPCFNPARALFLHCSSLLTNPFHQFVSLSLENPIQAPFQKLSFIHDPSGIRILQSCNGLLLCCSFRAHEPNRNYYIYNPTTQQFITLPKPGGKRQISKVILGMKLAFDPWKSPHYKVVCTRRSEKAPEHYQIEIYSSETMKWRVSGPPFPARYDIGFEYTGVYWNGAIYWECGDNSLRFNVEHEKLEKFPTPCIGRSWDDEESRVAYYGESYGYLHLVQVHSRQKLSFYNIYEMKNDGTEWFLKYQVNVEDVVAAFPHMIRHYLEPTDWHYLAMAVLCVVRGEKEEDDFMVLHIPRMVIRYNLRDYTFYKLCEFGNSTNDDDQFEEEDEVPVTLVSLEFGWFSAFQYIESLFCL